The following are encoded in a window of Impatiens glandulifera chromosome 5, dImpGla2.1, whole genome shotgun sequence genomic DNA:
- the LOC124940123 gene encoding pathogenesis-related leaf protein 4-like, giving the protein MGLSFRISLALLLCLLVLVIVLPSYAQNSPQDYLNAHNTARAQVGVGPMRWNETVAQFARNYANGRLGDCNLIHSGGPYGENLAKGSGAFTGVGGVNLWVAEKSFYNYNSNTCASGKVCGHYTQVVWRNSNQLGCFRGQCLNGWWFIICSYYPAGNIIGQRPYDFLEDM; this is encoded by the coding sequence ATGGGATTGAGCTTCAGAATTTCTCTTGCTCTTCTTTTGTGTCTTTTGGTTTTGGTCATTGTTCTTCCCTCTTATGCACAAAACTCCCCTCAAGACTACCTAAATGCGCACAACACGGCACGTGCCCAAGTTGGCGTTGGGCCCATGAGATGGAACGAAACCGTCGCTCAATTTGCTCGTAACTATGCTAATGGAAGGTTAGGTGACTGCAACCTCATCCACTCTGGCGGACCATATGGGGAGAATCTTGCCAAGGGCAGTGGTGCTTTTACTGGAGTGGGCGGGGTGAACCTTTGGGTTGCCGAGAAATctttttataactataattcGAATACTTGTGCCTCTGGTAAAGTTTGCGGACATTACACTCAGGTGGTGTGGCGTAACTCTAATCAACTTGGTTGTTTTAGGGGTCAATGCTTGAACGGTTGGTGGTTTATCATATGTAGCTATTATCCTGCTGGTAATATCATCGGACAACGCCCCTATGACTTTCTCGAAGATATGTAA